The DNA segment TTACCAGTTTGGAGAGAATTtacctttggcttcatcttgatgtgagaagattttcttcaataccagttgCCCTGGTGCGAAatatcttggtttgacccttttgttgaaagctttggacattctattctgacaATGTTGGCCGTGACATACCGCGTTCATCTTCTTTCTGTCGATAAGGGATAATTGTTCATAGTGACttcttatccactctgcatcacCGAGTTCagtttcctgtatgattcttaaagaaggaatctccacctcggctgggatgatagcctcagtaccataaaccagcatgtaaggAGTTTTCCTGGTTGACGTGCGAactatggtgcggtatcccaataatgcaaaaggtaacttctcatgccattgcttgtggttctccaccattttccttagtatcttct comes from the Nicotiana sylvestris chromosome 4, ASM39365v2, whole genome shotgun sequence genome and includes:
- the LOC138890109 gene encoding uncharacterized protein, with the protein product MVENHKQWHEKLPFALLGYRTIVRTSTRKTPYMLVYGTEAIIPAEVEIPSLRIIQETELGDAEWIRSHYEQLSLIDRKKMNAVCHGQHCQNRMSKAFNKRVKPRYFAPGQLVLKKIFSHQDEAKGMDREVWPKPINSDAVKRYYA